One Kryptolebias marmoratus isolate JLee-2015 linkage group LG21, ASM164957v2, whole genome shotgun sequence DNA segment encodes these proteins:
- the pdia4 gene encoding protein disulfide-isomerase A4, producing the protein MKKVALLLIVLLGIAHLATLSRCEDDAAEDKEKAAEEDSDDDDDEEEEEEDDTEVKEENGVLVLTDGNFDTFIEGKDTVLVEFYAPWCGHCKQFAPEYEKIAHTLKESDPPVPVAKVDATVASSVASRFEVSGYPTIKILKNGEPVDYDGERTEKAIVERVKEVSQPDWKPPPEATLVLTKDNFDETVNNAEIILVEFYAPWCGHCKRLAPEYEKAAKELSERSPPIPLAKVDATVEADIASRFEVTGYPTLKIFRKGKMFEYNGPRENYGIVDYMSEQAGPPSKQVQAVKQVQELIKDGDDAVIVGVFSSEEDAAYELYIEACNALREDFTFRHSFSAEVAKLLKASPGQIVVVQPEKFRSKYEPASQKLSVKESTSVSEVQEFFKKHSIPLVGHRKPSNDAKRYAKRPLVVVYYGIDFSFDYRVATQFWRSKVLDVAKDFPEYTFAIADEEDYAEELKSLGLSESGEEVNVGILADGGKKFAMEPEEFDSEVLKDFVVAFKKGKLKPIVKSQPVPKNNKGPVKVVVGKTFDEIVMDAQKDVLIEFYAPWCGHCRKLEPDYVALGKKYKGEKNLVIAKMDATANDVPNGNYKVEGFPTIYFAPSNSKQNPVKLEGGDRTVEGLSKFVEEHATKLQQRDEL; encoded by the exons ATGAAGAAGGTAGCATTGTTGCTAATCGTGCTGCTCGGCATTGCACATTTGGCGACTCTTAGCAGATGCGAAGACG ATGCTGCAGAAGACAAAGAGAAGGCTGCTGAAGAGgacagtgatgatgatgacgatgaggaggaggaagaggaggatgacaCTGAGGTGAAAGAAGAGAAtggggttctggttctgaccgaTGGCAACTTTGACACCTTCATAGAGGGGAAAGATACGGTTCTGGTCGAGTTCTACGCTCCTTG gtgtGGTCACTGCAAGCAGTTTGCTCCAGAGTATGAAAAAATTGCTCACACTCTGAAGGAGAGTGATCCTCCCGTACCCGTGGCCAAAGTGGACGCCACCGTAGCCAGCTCGGTGGCGAGCAGGTTCGAGGTGTCCGGATACCCCACCATTAAGATCCTGAAAAACGGCGAGCCGGTGGACTATGATGGAGAAAGAACTGAGAAGG CCATTGTGGAGCGGGTGAAGGAGGTGTCTCAGCCAGACTGGAAGCCGCCTCCTGAGGCGACGCTCGTGCTGACGAAGGACAACTTTGATGAGACCGTTAATAATGCAGAGATCATCCTGGTGGAGTTCTACGCTCCATG GTGTGGACACTGCAAGCGTCTGGCCCCAGAGTACGAGAAGGCCGCGAAGGAGTTAAGCGAGCGCTCTCCTCCCATCCCTCTGGCCAAGGTGGACGCCACAGTGGAGGCGGATATCGCGTCGCGCTTCGAGGTCACTGGGTATCCCACCCTGAAGATCTTCAGAAAGGGCAAAATGTTTGAGTACAACGGGCCCAGGGAGAACTATG GCATTGTGGACTACATGAGCGAGCAGGCTGGACCCCCCTCTAAGCAGGTCCAGGCAGTGAAGCAGGTCCAGGAGCTCATCAAAGATGGCGACGATGCCGTCATAGTGGGCGTGTTCTCCAGCGAGGAGGACGCAGCCTACGAGCTCTACATCGAGGCCT GTAATGCACTCAGGGAGGACTTCACCTTCCGTCACTCCTTCAGCGCAGAAGTGGCCAAGCTGCTGAAAGCGTCTCCTGGTCAGATTGTCGTCGTTCAGCCCGAAAAGTTCCGCTCAAAGTACGAACCAGCATCTCAGAAACTCTCAGTCAAG GAATCCACGTCAGTATCAGAAGTTCAGGAGTTCTTCAAAAAACATTCCATTCCTCTGGTTGGACACAGAAAACCCAGCAATGATGCTAAACGCTACGCCAAAAGACCCCTGGTGGTTGTGTATTACGGCATAGACTTCAGCTTTGACTACAGAGTTG ctaCGCAGTTCTGGAGGTCCAAGGTGCTCGACGTGGCCAAAGACTTCCCAGAGTACACGTTTGCCATCGCCGATGAGGAGGATTATGCCGAGGAGCTGAAGAGCCTTGGGCTGAGCGAGAGCGGAGAGGAAGTGAATGTGGGCATTTTGGCGGACGGAGGCAAAAAGTTTGCCATGGAGCCGGAGGAGTTTGACTCAGAGGTGCTGAAAGACTTCGTCGTTGCTTTTAAGAAAG GAAAGCTGAAGCCCATCGTCAAGTCCCAGCCAGTGCCGAAGAACAACAAGGGGCCGGTCAAAGTCGTGGTGGGAAAGACGTTTGACGAAATCGTCATGGACGCCCAGAAGGATGTCCTAATTGAGTTTTACGCCCCCTGGTGTGGCCACTGCAGGAAACTGGAGCCTGATTACGTGGCCCTCGGCAAGAAGTACAAGGGCGAGAAAAACCTGGTGATCGCCAAGATGGACGCCACTGCCAACGACGTGCCAAATGGGAACTACAAGGTGGAAGGCTTCCCTACGATATACTTTGCACCAAGTAACAGTAAGCAGAACCCAGTCAAGCTGGAGGGCGGAGACAGAACGGTGGAGGGGCTCAGCAAGTTTGTGGAGGAGCACGCCACGAAGCTACAGCAGAGAGACGAACTCTGA